A DNA window from Synchiropus splendidus isolate RoL2022-P1 chromosome 2, RoL_Sspl_1.0, whole genome shotgun sequence contains the following coding sequences:
- the LOC128754047 gene encoding deoxycytidylate deaminase-like isoform X1 codes for MADADKSFTTKKREDYLQWPEYFMAVAFLSAQRSKDPSSQVGACIVNQDNKIVGIGYNGMPNGCDDDELPWARRASDRLDTKYPYVCHAELNAIMNKNSADVKGCTMYVALFPCNECAKLIIQAGLKEVVYLSDKYHDTPEMTASRRLLNLAGIEYRQFTPRRAKIVIDFNSINQAGTS; via the exons ATGGCAGATGCTGATAAGAG TTTCACCACCAAAAAACGAGAAGATTATCTTCAGTGGCCTGAATACTTTATGGCAGTGGCGTTTCTTTCGGCACAAAGGAGCAAAGACCCAAGCTCACAG GTTGGAGCATGTATTGTGAACCAAGACAATAAGATAGTGGGCATTGGCTACAATGGCATGCCTAAtggctgtgatgatgatgaactgcCATGGGCACGAAGAGCCAGTGACAGGCTGGACACGAAATACCCTTATG TGTGCCATGCAGAACTCAATGCAATCATGAACAAGAACAGCGCTGATGTGAAGGGCTGCACCATGTATGTGGCACTGTTCCCCTGCAACGAGTGTGCCAAACTTATCATCCAGGCTG GTCTAAAGGAGGTGGTTTACTTGTCGGATAAGTACCATGACACACCAGAGATGACTGCCTCAAGAAGACTGCTTAACCTGGCTGGAATTGAGTACAG GCAATTCACACCCAGGAGAGCTAAGATTGTGATtgatttcaattcaattaaCCAGGCTGGAACAAGTTAA
- the LOC128754045 gene encoding E3 UFM1-protein ligase 1-like, translating to MSEEWEEIRRLAADFQKAQFADTAQRLSERNCIEIITMLVKDKRLNVVHTLDGKEYITTAQIEREIRDELYVHGGRINLAQLQQVINVDWVHVESQAAEIVKTDKVQLVLGQLIDDSYMDRLAEEVNDRLQEAGLISVSDLCKIHDLPGDFLTPELAKRLGRLIQGELDQYNRGIIFTLAFVARHTARILGLFSAITRPTPISGIIAAFGFQEHLLYSVLEELVNTRRLKGTVVGGRQDKAIYVPDIYSKTQSAWIDSFLLQNGYLEFDALLRLGIPDPSNYIKKRFKSNKLLFLQSACVGQTLMDQVEASVEEAVNSSLWSDIQAILPTCMSVEDMEMLIQQAMRNTNVLSSARILGGTVVVSEKFIRSQCLSLFDEAMLQKAKKDVSKPVCLITEDNNTLVPTLSECQTVSTKKRDVERKKKATEASSSVKAGGGGNAREIRIRKTKKKGRKDENSGDDKDSSHQSHATDFMSIDEIINVLQEGVPDFPEEILHELADSLVQPLAKVYQEVLRSVFVSSSSSPSGTNKKTIKEIQEDIGNLHINIKLFEKAIKFFQDDTQGLISKHILKSVCTDVTNILVNFLAADMMLSMENTGSITSDVRIKILGKLPEEMKEPLIKLHNSLNGKAVEEFLTNLEVSAEACGFMVKKGDKKKERQALFLHRQALTEQMKDTEDPALVLHLTCVLLFQTYTQCMLHAPGRCVPQIISVLAGHIPPESQQLLSTYQSLVVKQLVSKKKEESRADVSSAEPDEESSNVRMQLLCLMPQIKDLVLSPRKTSKSEG from the exons ATGTCTGAAGAGTGGGAGGAAATTAGGCGGCTGGCCGCTGACTTCCAGAAAGCACAGTTTGCTGACACAGCACAGAG GTTGTCAGAGAGGAATTGCATTGAGATCATTACAATGCTTGTGAAAGACAAGAGGTTGAATGTGGTACACACTTTGGATGGAAAGGAATACATCACCACAGCCCAGATCGAGAGGGAGATCCGAGATGAGCTTTATGTCCATGGAG GTCGGATCAACCTggcacagctccagcag GTAATCAATGTGGACTGGGTCCATGTTGAGAGTCAAGCTGCTGAAATTGTCAAGACTGATAAAGTTCAGCTTGTGCTGGGGCAGCTAATTGACGA CTCATATATGGATCGTCTTGCTGAGGAGGTGAATGACAGACTTCAGGAGGCTGGCTTGATCAGTGTCTCGGACCTATGCAAAATCCACGACTTACCGGGTGACTTCCTAACTCCG GAGCTGGCTAAACGTCTTGGCCGTTTGATACAAGGAGAGCTGGACCAGTACAATAGAGGAATCATTTTCACACTTGCTTTTGTTGCTCGTCATACAGCCAGAATACTGGGACTCTTCTCTGCCATAACACG GCCAACACCCATCAGTGGCATCATCGCAGCATTTGGTTTCCAGGAACATCTCCTGTATT CGGTCCTTGAGGAGTTAGTGAACACGAGACGCCTGAAAGGAACTGTGGTTGGAGGGCGCCAGGACAAAGCCATTTACGTTCCGGACATCTACTCTAAAACTCAAAGTGCTTGGATCGACTCTTTCCTCTTGCAGAATGGGTACTTGG AGTTTGACGCCTTACTCCGGCTTGGCATTCCGGACCCCAGCAATTATATCAAAAAGCGGTTTAAGTCCAACAAGTTGCTATTTCTGCAATCTGCCTGTGTGGGCCAAACTCTGATGGACCAAGTTGAAGCATCAGTGGAGGAGGCAGTGAATTCGTCATTGTGGTCCGACATACAG GCCATTCTACCCACTTGTATGTCTGTGGAGGACATGGAGATGCTTATCCAACAGGCCATGAGGAACACTAATGTGCTGTCATCTGCCAGAATCCTGGGTGGCACTGTGGTTGTCAGTGAGAAGTTCATCCGCAGCCAGTGTCTGTCTTTGTTTGATGAGGCTATGCTGCAGAAAGCCAAGAAG GATGTGAGTAAGCCAGTGTGTCTCATCACAGAGGACAACAATACACTGGTGCCCACACTTTCAGAATGTCAAACTGTGTCAACCAAAAAGAGAGACGTCGAGCGGAAGAAGAAAGCTACAG AGGCTAGCAGCAGTGTGaaagcaggaggtggaggaaatgCCAGAGAGATCCGCATCCGTAAAACCAAGAAGAAGGGAAGGAAAGATGAGAACAGTGGTGACGATAAAGATTCTTCACATCAAA GTCATGCTACTGACTTCATGAGTATAGATGAGATCATCAatgtcctgcaggagggggtGCCTGACTTCCCAGAAGAAATTCTTCATGAGCTGGCCGACTCTCTTGTGCA GCCGTTGGCTAAAGTGTACCAAGAGGTTCTTCGGAGCGTGTTTGTGTCCTCAAGCAGCTCTCCATCTGGAACCAACAAAAAGACTATCAAGGAGATCCAGGAAGATATTGGAAACCTCCACATCAACATTAAGCTATTTGAGAAAGCAATCAAGTTCTTTCAAG ACGACACCCAGGGACTCATCAGCAAGCACATCCTGAAAAGCGTGTGCACGGATGTCACAAACATCCTTGTCAACTTCCTGGCTGCTGACATGATGTTGTCAATGGAGAATACTGGTTCTATAACATCAGAT GTCAGGATCAAGATTTTGGGAAAACTCCCAGAAGAGATGAAGGAGCCTCTTATCAAGCTACACAACAGTCTAAATGGAAAA GCAGTTGAAGAGTTTTTAACCAACCTAGAGGTTAGTGCAGAGGCATGTGGCTTCATGGTCAAGaagggagacaaaaaaaaagagag GCAGGCTCTGTTCTTGCACCGTCAAGCCCTCACTGAGCAGATGAAGGACACAGAGGATCCTGCTCTGGTGTTGCATCTGACCTGCGTCCTGCTGTTCCAGACCTATACACAATGCATGCTCCATGCTCCGGGTCGCTGTGTGCCACAGATCATCAGTGTGCTTGCTGGGCACATACCTCCA gAAAGTCAACAACTACTAAGTACCTACCAGAGTCTGGTTGTGAAGCAGCTGGTCAGTAAGAAAAAGGAGGAAAGCAGAGCTGACGTCTCTTCTGCAGAACCAGATGAGGAGTCATCCAACGTGCGGATGCAGCTCCTGTGTCTTATGCCACAAATCAAAGACCTGGTTTTGTCTCCGAGGAAGACATCCAAAAGCGAGGGCTAA
- the LOC128754047 gene encoding deoxycytidylate deaminase-like isoform X2, with protein MAVAFLSAQRSKDPSSQVGACIVNQDNKIVGIGYNGMPNGCDDDELPWARRASDRLDTKYPYVCHAELNAIMNKNSADVKGCTMYVALFPCNECAKLIIQAGLKEVVYLSDKYHDTPEMTASRRLLNLAGIEYRQFTPRRAKIVIDFNSINQAGTS; from the exons ATGGCAGTGGCGTTTCTTTCGGCACAAAGGAGCAAAGACCCAAGCTCACAG GTTGGAGCATGTATTGTGAACCAAGACAATAAGATAGTGGGCATTGGCTACAATGGCATGCCTAAtggctgtgatgatgatgaactgcCATGGGCACGAAGAGCCAGTGACAGGCTGGACACGAAATACCCTTATG TGTGCCATGCAGAACTCAATGCAATCATGAACAAGAACAGCGCTGATGTGAAGGGCTGCACCATGTATGTGGCACTGTTCCCCTGCAACGAGTGTGCCAAACTTATCATCCAGGCTG GTCTAAAGGAGGTGGTTTACTTGTCGGATAAGTACCATGACACACCAGAGATGACTGCCTCAAGAAGACTGCTTAACCTGGCTGGAATTGAGTACAG GCAATTCACACCCAGGAGAGCTAAGATTGTGATtgatttcaattcaattaaCCAGGCTGGAACAAGTTAA